The following DNA comes from Athene noctua chromosome 1, bAthNoc1.hap1.1, whole genome shotgun sequence.
ACCTTAGTAGGGGCCGTATCTAGAAGCTGGACTGGTTCAAGGGGTTGAAGAGTGTTCTGTGTCCCTGTATCCTCAGGTGTCATGGCAAGATGTGTGGGGTGTAGAATACAtcaatttatttgcttttacttgCATATGATCTTAAAGGAGTCTGACAGTTCAATAAAAGCATTGAATAACACTTCCTGTGTCCTCCTTGTTTCCCAGTTGCGCTCTTTATCAATGAGGTGTGTAATCAAGTACTTTATTAAACAGCAGCATATTAAAAAGTAACGTGCAGTTCAGCTGCAAGTGTGCAAAATAAGCAAATGCTTAACAAAACTGGTAAGGGCAGCATGTGGTGAAAACCAGTGATAGTTCGTGGGCTGTCTTGGGTTGTCATAGAGTCACCTTTTGCCAGTGCAGCTGTTCTCCCTCTTATGTGGTTGGATGAGAGTTGGAGAAATAGGATGTGCCCTTCCCAGCAAAATTGCTCTGAAGGAGTGCATGGGTTGATTCATTGCCTTACCCCACCTCTCTGGTCGCGCAGGGAATCCACCGGTGGATGCACATGCACTGGTTCGCTTCCTGGTGGCTGTCAGGATGAGCAGTTGCTCAGacctcagctcctgctgctggtgaTGCTGCTCTTCCCAGAGTAGTCTCTTACTccactctctctccctctctcctttcttgCCCACTCCACTGTCAAAGCTACAATCCAGGGTGCTGGCTCAGCTTGCGTTCAGAGTTACCATTTGTTTTCTGTAGCAGCAGGTCtctagccttttttcttttttccatgctgATTTTGGGCTCTTGCCACCCTCAGTCCAGCACAGACTGAGAGCCTCAGAAAGGccacagggaaaaaagaagtgtGCTCTTTCTTGTGCACAGAGAAAGAGGTTTCTTGCCTTTAATGCTTCATGTCACAGTAAGGCCACAAGTTTGATACTTTTATCTATTTGGTATGCCTTTATTTCATCTCTCCACATTCTCCTTCTCAAAGAGGGAGAAAAGACTGAAGTGAATCAGTGATAACTGCAGCTGTTCGTGCTGAAGCAGCCGTAATCCTGTACCCCTCCAAGTACCTGACCACTTGTCACTATCAAGCTTCTGCAGTTTAAGGTCATAAAGTAGGAATCAGCTAGTCTGGAtgtctttttcccttctgtttgcaATACAGTGTGGTGGCAAGTTCATAGAAGTGCAGGGATGGTTCACGAATACTTGTGAGGTATTAGGGGTGGGCATTTGTGTCTTGTTAGTTGCTCTGGGGTGCCTGCCTGTGTACGTGCTCTCACCCTTTTGCTCTTAATTTGCTGTGAAGCAAGCTGTCTTGTGCTGCCTGCAGGCGAAGACTGTGCAGGTGAGCAGCAGAGATGGTAAACTAGGGGATGGAATTACATTGCGGTAACTGTCTGGGCAGCCTTAAATGTGGATCATGGCTGAGCATTTGTGTCCCTCTTGTGGTCCTGAGCTATGATATGTAAGGCTGCCCTGCTCCAGTGCTTTGCCAAGTTGAACTTGAATGTTTCAAGCAATAGAGCTCCAACCGTTTGCTGTGACAGATTCTCTCCATCCTGATGTATGCCGGGTTTCGCATGTTTTCCCTTTCAAGGGAAACGGTGATTTCTGTCCCTGCTTTGATGGAGGTGTGTCAGCACTGGCACTGGCATGGCTTAGCCTATATTGTTTCGTTGggtgggggaaaggggagagaagataTAACTGAGTAATTGGATCCAGGGATGATTGTACTGCTGTGGTAGGTTTTACTGGATGAAGCAGCTTGTTGCGATAGGTGTTTGTTTCAGCTTCTGTCTGCAGGTGTGACTTGGTTAGATAAGGATGGTCTATCACGTTGATGATTTCATTGTTTGATTTGGCTGGACTGGGTGGAGAATGTAGCTGCATTGTTTGGGACTAGCTTTGTAGTTTGGTTTTGTTGAAGTGGATTACATGGCAGCGCATTGCTACATTATTAAGGTGAAGCTGCAGTAGATAATAGTTGGAGAATGTTGGAGGGAAGAGAGTATGCACACAGGGTTTCACAATGCGTAACTAATTGAGCCTCCCGTGTTCCTGTTGGGAGATCTGGTCAGCAGAATGCATTGGGATTACACAGAAAACCTCTGGTAGCGATTTCAGTTTGCAGTCGTACTTTGGCTGCAAGGCGGTCCATGATGTGTAAATAGCTGAGAGTGCTCTGAGAGACCACGCTGGCCCTGACAGTGTGAATGTTGTCTGGATTCATACTGTTCTTACAGCCTCTCCAGTTTTCACAGTGGGTGAGGGAGAAGCTGGCAGGTAGCTGCTCTATCTTTCTTTACTGACCTCAAATTTACCATTAAGCCATTCCTCAGAGTCCACGTTTCCTTGTATTACTGAACTTTCAGGCATTTAAACTTGCTTTAACATGTAAGTGAACATTCATTGTTGCAGGGTTGTCTCCATTACTGAAAGTGTGGCTGGTTGGTTTCTGGGCCATGAACTCTTTTGGCCTTATAGGAAATAACTGTAGTGCAAGGTGGGGCCAACTCCTCTATCTTGAGCAAACTTACAGTGTGTCTGACTCGGGAAAGTTTGCAGTTGGATTCCCTTCTCTTTGTACTGTAGCACAGTGATGTGAGGTAGGAGCTGCCAGAACAGTAGATAGGGCTTCTTCCTTCTAAAACCTGCCTGGTTTTCCCCTAGATGTGATTGCCTGGCTTTACCTGATGCTTGATGTTTTTATTGTACGTTGTCTGGCTGTGGAGGAGGTTGTATATACAAAAGACAGGGGTTTGGCAGAAGTTGCTGAGCACATAGTGAGGGGAAGGTGAGCCTTTGAAGAGCGATGGGTGCAGAGAAGGGGAGGTAACATGTCTGAGCTTTGTGCCAGCTTCTGTAAGCACAGATGAGCTCATGGGAATCCAGCTAGCTCAGATGTGGGAGTGCTAAAGCAGGTCCGACCTATTTCCCCTCCATGTGCAGCACACATCGTCAGACTCTTCCAGTCTGATGGTAGCTTTTTTGGTGCTGACAAATCTTGCCAGTTTGAGCAGAGGCTTCCTCTTGTCAGTGGTTCAGAGCAAGTTATGATTCCTCTGCTTCTGTGGCTTGATGCTTGGCTGTGCATTCTTGGTGGTGAAAttattcctctcttctttttccagGTGATCTTTTCTTGTGAGACGAGTGGTTTGCAACTTATGGCTTCCACAATGAGTACTGCTGTATCGTGACACCAGGGGTCTTGGTAAGCTACTTGTTGGAAAGGCAAGGACCTATCATCTCCATAAATGTGGGTGTGTCTCCTTTGTCTCTGCAATTGAGGTTTGAAGCCATTTTAAGCCATCCAAAATGTAAGCTGCAAACAAGTGGGGTGAGGCTACTTTTTACCTGTTCTCACCTCCTCCTTTGAGCTTGCAGTGGCACTGATGTGGTTACATGATCAACCAGAATCAGGCGACTAATCCAGCTGAATAGAGATTTCTGGTGTTTCCCTTGGATTAGCTCCCATTCAGATCTTTCCCTGATGTGGTCAGGAGAGAGGTGGTGAGAATGAGTAGCCAGTTGAACCATCCCTTTTCCCTGCAGCTGTTGCCTGGCATACCTTAAAGCAATCCTGAAAATACAGCCTTGGATGTAGCTTgccaaaatgttttgaaaagtggCTTGACCATTCACTGTCATTGCCCCTACCTCTAATTTTAGAGCAACGATAAAGGCTTTGCTGTGGCAGGCAGACTCCAGctgcaaaaatacatttctgtagaGCTTTTCCATTATTGAACCCTAGATTCCCAGACATACATACATTAGAAGTGCATTTAGAAAAATCATGAGGCATTCCATTTCACATTATAAAAGATGGTACGTTCCCAGTGTGCAGAAATGAGAAGTGAGGAGGTTGAGTTGCTGCTGTTCCACCGATGAATATATTGATGTGTCCTTTATAGCTCTCTCTggtaagaagaaatttaaactgAGATTGGAAAATACAGTTCCCTTGTAGAGCGCATCAATTGTAATAGATGGAAGATACATGTATATAGGGTAATAAAAAAATAGGGTTAAAAAAATTGGAGGGTTTTTTCCACACAACAAAGCACTTGAAAGTTTGGTGATGTTGGAATGCTGTGCAGCCACTCTAATCCTGATTCTGTTCTTCATGTTTTCTCATGGCACTCTGCAAGCCTGGGAGTCTGAGAAAATTCTCATCTTATAGTAAAAGGTAACATGATAATGCATAAATAATGAAAAGTGGAAAAGCAGAGGACGATACAACTAGAATAGTTAAGTTCATCACACAGACATCTATGCCATGCTTTTAGCATTGAGGTCTGCTTACTTTAATgctatttttcctcctttcttttttacctGAAGTTCAGCATATTTTCAGTCATACTGAAAAGTCATGCTGACTTTTACAGATGCATAAATCTCCTTTGAAAAGTGGAATTGGGTGCTGTTGTTAATGTTACGGTTTTGTTGTCAAAACAGCCAAATTTGCATGCAAAGATGGTACAATTTAGATGCTTGTGAAGATGTTCTTTCTTGACTTTAATGTGTCTGTATAGCACCAGCTCCAATTACAACATGATAGCAGTAACTATATTAATAGAGTAACTCCAGCATTGTTCTCAAAATCAGTGTGATAACCAGCTGATACCCCCAGAGAAGCGTGTGGCTCAGACTAGAGTTCATGTGATTGTGCCTAATAGGAGGCGTTAAAAATGAGACCTTTATTGCAGAAACATTCCCTACATTAATGGGTTTGTGCAACACAGTGGAGGTGAGAATAGGGAGCAGGGTGATTTCTCTGGCTTGTGAAGGAGGCATGTGGTAGGGAGGAGAATTTTGGGAGATGATGCAGAGCTTCATGGAACAACTGCAGTGTACAGGAGTGCTAAGTCACTAAAAAGTGTAATGGCACAACCTCACAACAAGATGAATTTGGGGAACTGGAAAACCATGGTGCTCAATACTACAAGTTCTGATAACTCTCCTTGGCCACAGGTGGTCATATAGTGCCCATGTTTCTTAATCCTGTGGTGTCACCATGTAAGCAAAccaatttttgttttctaaatgcaGTTTGAACAGTAGTTTCTTCATAAAATTCAAGACACTCCCAGTCCAGtgagatttattttgtttcatttgataTACACAGGAAGAAACTGCTTCTTTGGTGCTGAGAAGGAATACTGggaatatttacatttgaataatATTTAACTAGCAATGCTTAATACATTAACAATAAATCTTGGTTAGATTCTAAATTAAGTGGATTTGCATCTGAGTAGGTGAGATGAACAGGAGAGATTTTGTTGAAACATAAACAAGACAGAAATTTGTTCCAAAATAATTTAGCCCAAAGGATATAAACAGTAATGTTCGATAAGTTTCCTCCTCCAGAAACAGTTTCGTGTGCCTTATTGCCTGCATCATTCATAttgtttcttaggaaaaaaaatctgataaagatctctatttttaaaaaaaagtgcttttttaaaaaaaaatctcaatagtCTATATAGTGTTGCTGGGCAAATTTAGAGGGGTAGTAGTCTAGTGATCTTTTAGCCTTTCAAACAGATACAATGAGTGACTAACCTCTGGTATTTTCAGAGTAATCACAGCATAGCTGGTTGCTTACAGGTGATCAGgaaggcattttattttattttcctccctttgtGTAACCCTTAGCACACATCACTGAACATATGTCTAGTTGTATTGGACCAAGGAGACAGAAAAGATTTGAGCAGAGTTTATGTTCTTAAGAAATATCAGATTATGGCCATTCACAGGGGAATTCTGGATAGCTAAATCACGCTGGGCGTTTGTAGTTTTGGCTTCCTACTGACTTGCTGTGAGGTGTCTTCAAGTTGAGCACAGATGCGGAATCAAAGTGTCCAGATGCGAGGCACTTCCCTGTTTTGTTGACTCCAGGGTGATTTGCTATGGATGAAGGAAAGATGGCCTCACTGCCTGTAAATTGAATGGCCAGCCAGGGCTGCCTCTGGTTTGAAATACACAGGTGTACTGAGCTGTCCgaaagcagctcttctcctgtGTCTTCTCAGCAACGGGGGAAGAATTGTCATTTACTGCTTCACACCAGACACATCTGCTTGGGAAGTCCCTCACtggttttctgttctcttcttgtGGCGTGGTTTTAACAGTGTGCCCTGGAGATGCGAGACTtcccctgggcagctggaggcacGCGTCTAGAGaatgctggagctgcaggagggGAGCACCCAGTGCAAAACCAGAGAGGAGCAAGGAGAAAAAAGGCAAGCAGGCAGCCAGCATTGAGAGAAGCGGGTGGCAGAAAGTGCTTCAACGCTGCCTCTGGCGGCACACTCCCCAGAGGAACTTGACAAGAGCCCATCTGCGTGCGTGTGAGACTGTGAGCTCAGGATTTCTGTCAATGCATTCCAGTAACCCCAAAGTGAGGAACTCCCCGTCAGGCAACACACAGAGGTAAGAAGAGCCTGCAGTGAGCTGCTCTGGACTGGTGCATGATcctgtccctgctctgctgcaggatTAGCCAAGGACTGGTGCATGTGACTTACTTGTCCTCTCTTGTGCTCCCATTTGACCTGCTGAGTACCAGAGCACTGGCTGCCCAGTGCTGACGAGCCTCCCCATTTGCTAGGTTCAGGAGGAGCTGAAAGCTGTAAAATCATGAGGTGCAGATTCTCCACTCCTCATGGCCTCCTCCCTTCCATCAGGTGGCGGAAGAGGCTGTAGGAGAGTAAACATGCTGTTTCTGTCAGTTTATTTTTACTTCCCCCTCTTCTAATTATCTGTTTCCCTGAGAGATAGTTGGGCAGCAGAAGGTCTCTCTGTCTGTGCTTTCACACAAAATGCTTCTTCCATATTATTGGCCTGAACAGACTGGAGAACTGATCAGCTGTACACTGAGATCCTCTGCATCATTCACCTGCCAGTGCAGCAGATCAACATCTCTCCTCTGCTGAtatggaaggagaaaaatatggaAGTGAAGCGGTGTCGAGGGACTCAGAATGGTCTGATTGACAGCATTCTCAAGTTTGATTATTTACTCCTAGAGGTCATCATTCAGAGACAATGCCTTTGAGTCAGATGAGCAGTGTCCAAAGGAGGAAGTGGGTTGTGTGAGTCCCGCAGTGAGGATGATAGCAAGTGCTGCCTGTTGGAAGTGGTAATGATGATGGGAAAACACAGTGCAGAAGATCTGATAGCAATGGAGTAACTGtagggtgaggaggaaggagtgtcTAATACCTCTGTAAAACCCAGaggagcaaaatatttttaggatgcaattttctgaatggaaaagggAAGTTAAGACTGGATCTCCTCTGACAAATCCAAGAAGCTTCATCTGCCCCGTTTTGCAGGAGTGTGCAGGGAGATGGTATCCTTCTCTTTCCTTATTCAGAGGCAGGTTGTAGCTGGTTTAATTGTTTTCACGGTCAGAGGTTTGTGTTTTCCTGGCAGCTCGCCCCAATGTATGATGAATGCAGCAGTAATGCTGGGTTTTCCTTGTGCTCCCTGTAGAACTGGATAGGGAGGTgcaaggggcggggggggggaggtggtcTGCTCTGTTCAGAGCTGCAGCATATAGTTGTGGTCCAGGAGAGTAGTGAGGTAAACTTTATTGTGCCTTGTTTGTTTACTTTGAGCTGGTCTTGGTgtgaggctcttctctgtgcacATAGAAACCGTTGTCTTTATTGACAGAAGCCCCAGAGGTAGGTCCTCATGTGACAGCAGTTCCTGGGATCTGGTAGATCTGTAGCTTGCCCTGGTGTCTTCTTGAGCAATGAGATCCCATCTTGGATAATAACCCTTTCAGGGCATGTTCAAAAAAGCACCTGCATGACTCTAAGCTTGCAGGCATTTTTTATTTGTCAGCAATTGTCTTAGCTTGCAAAGGTGGCAGTGGTTGTTTCTGCTTCTCTCTAATCTGTTCCTACAGGGTTGAATGAATCAACGGTGTGATTTgtcacttttcctttctttgctctgTCCCCAGTAGCCCCAAATCAAAGCAGGAGGTGATGGTCCGTCCCCCTACAGTGATGTCCCCGTCTGGCAACCCCCAGCTGGATTCCAAATTTTCCAACCAGGGCAAACAAGGGGGCTCCACCAGCCAATCCCAGCCCTCTCCCTGTGACCCCAAAAGTGGAGGTCACCCCCCCAAAGTGCTCCCTGGCCCAGGTGGGAGCATGGGGCTGAAGAATGGGGCTGGAAATGGTGccaaggggaaggggaagagagagaggagcATTTCGGCAGACTCCTTTGAACAGAGGGAAGCTGGGACTCCTAATGATGACCCTGAAATCAAAGGTATGTTTGCTAGGATTCGTGTGCAAATGCAGACAATTAGTCTGAGTCCTCTGAGATGGAGAATTGCTATGCAAGTGTTAGCGAAACATTTATTTGTCTGGAGTTCTGTAAGTTGCAACCAACAAAGTCTAAAGGTCTTGAGAGCGGGTGAAGAGGAGAGATTGTCATAGCTGACATCGGTAAATGTCCCGTTCACGCTCAGTTAAAGCACAGACCTGACTCTGGTGGGAAAGTTCCTTTGTAACTCTGAAACTCCCCAGAGGATTTGAAAGTACAAATGCAACCTGTTGGTTTCCTTCTGGCCTTTGGCCTTTCAGGAACTGTTCTGTTGTAACTGGGGTTTTGAACAATATGCAAGCCTGTTTTGTCAACACAGATACATAACGCGTAGCACTCTGACTGGTAACACAAGCCAGAGAGTTAGGATTTCTGTGTTCTCTTCCCAGCTCCAACATTGCCTCTGTGAGGTAGTGTAAAAACAAGACTAGATGTGCAGTTGTCTGTCTTTCTTTTGATGTCCGTTTGCTAGGTCAGCCTGGCTATAAggtgtctgaagaaaaaaaaagtaaagctttgCACAGAGCCTTCTCCCTGGGCTCAGacatatttatatttgtttattttagtatGTAGTTTTCCTGCTATTCTGTGTGGCCGTTAGAGCATTCAAAGGGATTAGCTCTGGGAACTACCACTTGCCTTGGAAAGGGACAAGATGAGCTTTCTTCCAGTGATTCCTGAAGGGGCAGCATGGCCTTAGAGGGAAGATGCATGGTGTAATAGAATTGCCTTTAGTGCTGCTTGAGGGAGAAGCAGGAAATTTCAGAGGAGGAAGAACCCTGATATGTTTCCAGAAATGGTTTCCAAAGCATTCCCAAGGTAGTGattcctctcttt
Coding sequences within:
- the LOC141958149 gene encoding uncharacterized protein LOC141958149 gives rise to the protein MRDFPWAAGGTRLENAGAAGGEHPVQNQRGARRKKASRQPALREAGGRKCFNAASGGTLPRGT